One window of the Eucalyptus grandis isolate ANBG69807.140 chromosome 8, ASM1654582v1, whole genome shotgun sequence genome contains the following:
- the LOC120287792 gene encoding protein FAM50A-like: MIFGWWHFYLVKETGLQGQMMQLTMMAMPMMNKELHYLNREDGLLRWLLVMHRDTNYGLEFLTEEDEKRERSRFPRSSLFDDEDADKDVDDDEDDDDDDEYEVDREKRKEE; this comes from the exons ATGATATTTGGTTGGTGGCACTTCTACCTTGTGAAGGAAACAGGATT GCAGGGTCAGATGATGCAGTTGACCATGATGGCTATGCCAATGATGAACAAAGAGCTGCATTACTTGAATAGGGAAGATGGGTTATTGCGCTGGCTTCTTGTGATGCATCGAGACACAAACTATGGGCTGGAATTTCTtactgaagaagatgagaagcgtGAACGGAGCAGATTTCCTCGTAGTTCTCTATTTGATGATGAGGATGCAGATAAAGATGtagatgatgatgaggatgatgacgacgatgacgaATATGAGGTGGAccgagagaaaaggaaagaagaataa
- the LOC104416460 gene encoding UPF0496 protein 1 has product MGGMFSKDSSSLENRNPGYQSHLTSYEAACRADRSLQDFDKTLHDQADRVIRTLAASAEAQSLALKSIGEATTGVLEMNRVLANILLASKEDIWKDKELSHLVEYYFNNGLQILDFYNSLENCLRQAHDSQLNIRLALVHFEEEGGKNVERERYAGTLLALQRFREAGDPFTEEFWKGFHSVLKQQKEMLPKLEACMKKLDKKVKSAQTWRRVTNAIFVTAFVSTLILSVIAVAIAAPPVVIALAAALAAPIGSVGKWCDSWWKNYRRELKGKKVLIDIMYEGTKISIEDLKTLRSLVGKLEIEIESIVQKADFALGEEQEEAVKLGMLEIKKRAEDFMKTIEDLSTQADKSSREIRMARSMILQKIMGQ; this is encoded by the coding sequence ATGGGTGGGATGTTTAGTAAAGACTCTTCATCATTGGAAAACAGAAATCCTGGATACCAATCTCACCTGACCTCTTATGAAGCCGCCTGTAGAGCCGACCGGAGCTTGCAAGATTTTGACAAGACCTTGCACGATCAAGCTGATAGAGTTATTAGGACACTAGCAGCTAGTGCTGAGGCTCAATCCCTAGCATTGAAATCTATAGGAGAGGCGACCACTGGCGTTCTTGAGATGAACCGTGTACTTGCTAACATCCTTCTTGCATCCAAAGAAGACATATGGAAAGACAAAGAGCTGTCCCATTTAGTGGAGTATTACTTCAACAATGGCTTACAAATATTAGATTTCTACAATTCCCTCGAGAATTGCCTGAGGCAGGCCCATGATAGCCAGTTGAATATTCGACTCGCACTTGTGCACTTTGAGGAAGAGGGAGGAAAGAATGTGGAAAGGGAGAGGTATGCTGGGACATTGCTGGCGCTCCAGAGATTCAGAGAAGCTGGCGACCCATTCACGGAAGAGTTCTGGAAGGGCTTTCACTCTGTGCTTAAGCAGCAGAAAGAGATGTTGCCGAAGTTGGAGGCTTGTATGAAGAAGCTTGACAAGAAAGTTAAATCTGCACAAACTTGGAGAAGGGTGACCAATGCCATATTTGTGACCGCCTTCGTCTCCACTTTGATCCTCTCGGTCATCGCGGTCGCGATCGCTGCACCGCCTGTTGTGATTGCTCTAGCTGCTGCTCTTGCAGCTCCAATAGGGTCAGTTGGCAAGTGGTGCGATTCTTGGTGGAAAAACTACCGAAGGGaactaaaagggaaaaaggtgTTAATAGACATAATGTATGAGGGAACTAAGATCTCGATTGAGGACTTGAAGACGCTTCGGTCGCTTGTGGGTAAGCTGGAAATTGAGATTGAGTCGATCGTGCAAAAGGCCGACTTCGCTCTTGGagaagaacaggaagaagcGGTGAAGCTTGGAATGTTGGAGATCAAGAAAAGGGCGGAAGATTTCATGAAAACTATCGAAGATCTCAGTACGCAAGCTGATAAGAGTAGCCGCGAGATACGGATGGCGAGGTCAATGATATTGCAGAAGATAATGGGACAGTAG
- the LOC104416738 gene encoding UPF0496 protein At4g34320-like: MATGRLEMDHEVAKIILESIWNDEELIHLVDYYFNHCLQILDFYTSLKNCLRRAHDSQSSIRLALVHFEEKRGENVGGKRYLRTLQELQRFREAGDPFTEEFSKLFHSVYKQQGEMSQKLEACKMKLDKKVKSAQTWRWVTNAIFVTVFVSALILSIVAALRTPIGTVAKWCDSRWKNYRRELKGKKLLIDLMNEGTKMSIEDLKTIRSLVGMLEIEIESIMQKADFTLGEEQEEAVKLGMLEIRKRAEVFMKTVEDLSTQADKSSHEIQRTRTVILKRIIGQPTR; encoded by the coding sequence ATGGCCACTGGCCGTCTTGAGATGGACCATGAAGTAGCTAAGATCATTCTTGAATCCATATGGAATGACGAAGAGCTGATCCATTTAGTGGATTATTACTTCAATCATTGCCTACAGATATTAGATTTCTACACTTCCCTGAAGAATTGCCTGAGGCGGGCCCACGATAGCCAGTCTAGTATTCGACTTGCACTTGTGCACTTtgaggaaaagagaggagagaatgTGGGAGGGAAGAGGTATCTCAGGACATTGCAGGAGCTCCAGAGATTCAGAGAAGCGGGCGACCCATTCACGGAAGAGTTCTCTAAGCTCTTTCACTCGGTGTATAAGCAGCAGGGAGAGATGTCGCAGAAGTTGGAGGCTTGTAAGATGAAGCTTGACAAGAAAGTTAAATCTGCACAAACTTGGAGATGGGTGACCAACGCCATATTTGTGACCGTCTTCGTGTCCGCTTTGATCTTGTCAATCGTTGCTGCTCTGCGAACTCCAATAGGGACAGTTGCCAAGTGGTGCGATTCTCGGTGGAAAAACTACCGAAGGGaactaaaagggaaaaagttgTTGATAGACCTAATGAATGAGGGAACTAAGATGTCGATTGAGGACTTGAAGACGATTCGGTCGCTTGTGGGTATGCTGGAAATTGAGATTGAGTCGATCATGCAAAAGGCCGACTTCACTCTTGGagaagaacaggaagaagcGGTGAAGCTTGGAATGTTGGAGATCAGGAAAAGGGCGGAAGTTTTCATGAAAACTGTCGAGGATCTCAGTACACAAGCTGATAAGAGTAGCCACGAGATACAGAGGACGAGGACAGTGATATTGAAGAGGATAATTGGACAACCCACTCGTTAG
- the LOC104416461 gene encoding UPF0496 protein At2g18630 codes for MGGVWSKKEVDSSSMEDSNPRYQSQLNSYEAACRADRSLQDFDRTLHDQADRVIRTLAGSAEAQSLALNSIGETTTGVLEMNRALANIILASKEDIWKDKELSNLVEYYFNHGLRILDFFNSLENCLRRARDSQSSIRLALVHFEEERGENVGGERYVRTLLELQRFREAGDPFTEEFSKLLYSVLKQQEEMLVKLEACKKKLDKKVKSAQTWRRVTNAIFMTAFVSTLILSVVAVAIAAPPVVIALAAALAAPIGTVGKWCDSWWKNYRRELKGKKLLVDLMNEGTKISIEDLKTIRSLVGKLEIEIESIVQRLTSLLEKNRKKR; via the coding sequence ATGGGTGGGGTGTGGAGTAAGAAGGAAGTAGACTCTTCATCAATGGAAGACAGCAATCCTAGATACCAGTCTCAACTGAACTCTTATGAAGCCGCCTGTAGAGCCGACCGGAGCTTGCAAGATTTTGACAGGACCTTGCATGACCAAGCTGATAGAGTAATTAGGACACTAGCAGGTAGTGCTGAGGCTCAATCCCTAGCATTGAACTCTATCGGAGAGACGACCACTGGCGTTCTTGAGATGAACCGTGCGCTAGCCAACATCATTCTTGCATCCAAAGAAGACATATGGAAAGACAAAGAGCtgtccaatttagtggagtatTACTTCAACCATGGCCTACGAATATTAGATTTCTTCAATTCCCTTGAGAATTGCCTGAGGCGGGCCCGTGATAGCCAGTCAAGTATTCGACTCGCACTTGTGCActttgaggaagagagaggagagaatgTGGGAGGGGAGAGGTATGTCAGGACATTGCTGGAGCTCCAGAGATTCAGAGAAGCGGGCGACCCATTCACGGAAGAGTTCTCGAAGCTCCTTTACTCTGTGCTTAAGCAGCAGGAAGAGATGTTGGTGAAGTTGGAGGCTTGTAAGAAGAAGCTTGACAAGAAAGTTAAATCGGCACAAACTTGGAGAAGGGTGACCAATGCCATATTTATGACCGCCTTCGTGTCCACTTTGATCCTCTCGGTCGTTGCGGTCGCGATCGCTGCACCACCTGTTGTGATAGCTCTAGCTGCTGCTCTTGCAGCTCCAATAGGGACAGTCGGCAAGTGGTGCGATTCTTGGTGGAAAAACTACCGAAGGGaactaaaagggaaaaagttgTTGGTAGACCTAATGAATGAGGGAACTAAGATCTCGATTGAGGACTTGAAGACGATTCGGTCGCTTGTGGGTAAGCTGGAAATTGAGATTGAGTCGATCGTGCAAAGGCTGACTTCGCTCTTGGagaagaacaggaagaagcGGTGA